ATCAGCAGTAAAAATATTACCTACATGTACAGGTTTACCGAGTTTTTCAGCGGTATCAACGACACTTTTTAATAAAGAGAAGTCGGCACAAGCAGCAAAATCTACATTGTGAAAACGTTGTCTGTTAACGTTTGAGTCTGTGCTCGCCGCCATACCAATAACAATATCACGAATCTTTATATCATCTCTTACTGCGCCACAAGAGCCGATGCGTATGATTTTTTCAACGCCATAATCTTTATAAAGTTCAGTAGCGTAAATAGATATGCTTGGTACGCCCATACCTGAGCCCATTACAGAGACACGCTTACCTTTATACGTACCTGTGTAACCAAGCATATTGCGTACTTGTGTAATGCATTTAGCATCGTCTAGAAAGTTATCGGCAATAAATTTTGCTCTAAGTGGATCGCCAGGCATTAGTACTGTTTCTGCAAATTCGCCGTCTTGTGCTTCGATATGTGGTGTTGGCATAAGAGTTATCCTTTTAAGGTTAAGTGTAACTCAGTAAGTTTCTAGCCAGAACAG
The DNA window shown above is from Colwellia psychrerythraea 34H and carries:
- the deoD gene encoding purine-nucleoside phosphorylase — encoded protein: MPTPHIEAQDGEFAETVLMPGDPLRAKFIADNFLDDAKCITQVRNMLGYTGTYKGKRVSVMGSGMGVPSISIYATELYKDYGVEKIIRIGSCGAVRDDIKIRDIVIGMAASTDSNVNRQRFHNVDFAACADFSLLKSVVDTAEKLGKPVHVGNIFTADLFYTPQPEKFATMEKYGILAVEMEAAGLYGVAAEYGKKALTVLTVSDHIKTGEKTTSEERETTFKDMMELTLESVL